CCTTGCTTTAAGATTTCAACCAATTTTTCACCTCTGTTAAGCTGAGCTTGTGTAGCTGCATCAAGGTCACTACCAAACTGTGCAAACGCTGCCAACTCTCTAAACTGAGCAAGCTCAAGTCTTAATCTTCCAGCAACCTGCTTCATCGCCTTAATCTGAGCAGAACCACCAACCCTTGAAACTGAAAGACCAACGTTAACAGCCGGTCTGATACCTGAATAGAACAGGTCACTTTCAAGGTAAATCTGACCGTCAGTAATAGAGATAACGTTTGTCGGAATATACGCAGAAACGTCACCCGCCTGAGTTTCAATAATCGGTAGCGCAGTCAATGAACCGGCGCCAAGCTCGTCATTTAATTTTGCAGCCCTTTCAAGAAGTCTTGAGTGCAAATAGAAAACGTCACCAGGATATGCCTCACGTCCAGGCGGCCTTCTAAGAAGAAGTGAGAGCTGCCTGTAAGCAGTTGCCTGCTTGGAGAGGTCATCATATATTACAAGGGCATGCTTACCCCTATCTCTAAAATATTCACCCATCGTACAACCGGAGAATGGTGCGATAAACTGTAATGGCGCAGGGTCACTTGCAGTAGCAGAAACTATTATTGTGTAATCCATAGCCCCGTGTTTCTCAAGTGTATCTACCACCCTTGCAACGGTTGATCTTTTTTGTCCGATTGCAACATATACGCAGATAACATCCTTACCTTTCTGGTTAATAATAGTATCCAAGACAACGGCAGTCTTACCTGTCTGCCTGTCACCAATGATAAGCTCCCTCTGACCTCTTCCGATAGGAATCATTGAGTCAATAGCTTTGATACCGGTCTGCAAAGGTTCGTGAACAGGTTTTCTTGCAACAATACCGGGAGCAATTTTTTCAATTACGTCATACTCATTTGTCTCGATGGGACCTTTTCCGTCAATAGGCTGCCCCAACGGGTCAACAACCCTTCCGATAAGTGCTTCACCGACAGGCACAGATGCAATCTTACCTGTCCTTTTGACTGTGTCACCTTCCTTGATATGAGTATATTCACCCATAATAACGATACCAACGTTATCCTCTTCAAGGTTGAACACAATACCGTAAACTCCGCCCGGCAATTCAAGAAGCTCACCAGCCATAGCATTGTCAAGGCCATAAACCTTAGCAATACCGTCACCGGCACTTAATACCGTGCCAATTTCTTCCATTTGAACTTTTTGTTCAAAATTCTTAATCTGTTCTTTAATGACCTTGCTTATCTCTTCTGCCCTGATTTGCATATCACGCAACTCCTTTTTTATTTATC
This DNA window, taken from Deferrivibrio essentukiensis, encodes the following:
- the atpA gene encoding F0F1 ATP synthase subunit alpha; the protein is MQIRAEEISKVIKEQIKNFEQKVQMEEIGTVLSAGDGIAKVYGLDNAMAGELLELPGGVYGIVFNLEEDNVGIVIMGEYTHIKEGDTVKRTGKIASVPVGEALIGRVVDPLGQPIDGKGPIETNEYDVIEKIAPGIVARKPVHEPLQTGIKAIDSMIPIGRGQRELIIGDRQTGKTAVVLDTIINQKGKDVICVYVAIGQKRSTVARVVDTLEKHGAMDYTIIVSATASDPAPLQFIAPFSGCTMGEYFRDRGKHALVIYDDLSKQATAYRQLSLLLRRPPGREAYPGDVFYLHSRLLERAAKLNDELGAGSLTALPIIETQAGDVSAYIPTNVISITDGQIYLESDLFYSGIRPAVNVGLSVSRVGGSAQIKAMKQVAGRLRLELAQFRELAAFAQFGSDLDAATQAQLNRGEKLVEILKQGQYSPVPVEEQIISIFAGVNGLVDDIPTKSVTKFEAELLTYIKTNKPEILQEIREKKALSDELTAKMKEAVLEFKKQFSA